The genomic interval TAAGATCCTCAACAGAATAATCTGGAAAATCAACAACCAATGGAAATCTAGATAATAAGCCAGGATTAAGTGATAAAAAGTTATCCATTTCCCGAGGATACCCTGCAAGAATCAACACAAAGTCATGTTGTTTATCTTCCATATGCTTTACTAATGTATCAATTGCTTCTTTACCGAAATCTTTTTCACCACCTCTTGCAAGTGAATAAGCTTCATCAATGAATAATATTCCTCCAAGAGATTTTTTAATTAAATCTCTCGTTTTTTGAGCAGTATGACCAATATATTCACCAACTAGATCTGCTCGCTCTGCTTCAATAAGATGGCCTTTCGATAATACATTCATTTGAAAAAACAACTTTCCAACTAATCGAGCAACTGTTGTTTTTCCTGTACCTGGATTGCCCTTAAACATCATATGAAGAGCTTGTTTCCCTACCTTTAACCCTTGTTCTTCACGTTTTTTATTGATAAATATCCAAGCATAGATCTCCTTTATCATTCGTTTCATTTCATTCATTCCTACTAGCGAGCTCATTTCGTTCTCAATTTCTTTTAGAATGATATGTTTTCCTTCCACTTTTGGAATTTTCAAATCAAAGGAAGAGGCCTTATCTTTTTCATCGAATTTTTCCTTAGATTGATTATTTAAGATGATATTAATCTGTCCATTTGTTTTATATGTGACAGCTTGATCTCTTTCCATAGATGTTCACCCCAAATCTCTGACTATTGATATGTAGGCTTAAAATGATTGCATCATTATAAGCCTAAAAATGAACATTCATCTTGTACAACTCTACATGTTTTTACAAATTATTGACGAAAACACTTGAAAACTGTTGATATTTGCGCTTTCCCAAGAAATATTCATTCCTTTATTTATATTCATTTCTTAAAAAATTACAACCGTTTGAAGATAAAAACTAAAAAACAAACGGAGCTGATAGAAGATCAGCTCCGTTTTAACTTTGAATGTAAACTATTCTAATTCCAATTGGATATTTTTCTGCGGGGAAAAAGTTGAAATTGCATGCTTATATATTAGCTGTTGCTTACCTTCCGTTTCTAAAAGAACTGTGAAATTATCGAAGCCCTTCACAAGTCCTCTTAATTGAAATCCATTTAATAGAAACACAGTGACAAATGTACCATCCTTGCGTAATTGGTTTAAAAATTGATCTTGAATGTTGATTGATTGTTTCATGTTTCGTCCTCCTCTTTTCTCTATACCTATATAATTCGCTTAAAACTAAAGCTTTCCTGCAATGTATGTAAATATTTCATCAACCATATTATTATAGTTAATTGGTGGCGTCATATCAAACCAATTAACATCCATTTTATTGCGGAACCATGTTAATTGACGTTTCGCATATCTTCGTGAATTTTGCTTCAGCTGATTTATGGCATCATCAAATGTGATCTTTCCATCAAAATAGTCATAGATCTCTTTGTAGCCTATTGCTTGAATTGATTGTGTGTTGCGAATTCCTTTATCGTATAACCACTTAACTTCTTCGAACAGTCCTTGCGCTACCATAATGTCCACTCTTTTGTTTATACGTTCATAGAGTATGTCACGATCCATCGTTAATCCAACTAAAGCTACATCATAAAGTAATTCTTGTTCCTGGCTGCTTATGTATTCAGACATCGGTTTATTCGTACAATGAAAAACCTCAAGCGCACGAATCACTCTTCTACTATTGTTTGGATGAATTTTACTTGCCGATTCAGGATCGATTTTCTCAAGCATTTCATGTATTGCATGTTCACCCTTTTCTTTTAACACCAATTCCATATTAGATCTAAATTCAGGATCAGATGGATTCTCTGTAAATTGATAATTATATAATACAGATTGGATATATAATCCAGTTCCTCCAACAATCATAGGTGTCTTAGACTGATTGCTAATTTCATCAATTAAGGGTCGGACTCTATGTTGAAATTCAGCGACAGAAAAGTCTTCATCAGGATTTTTAATATCAAGTAAGTGATGCTTAATCCCTTCCATTTCAGCTTCGGTTATTTTCGCTGTACCGATGTCCATTCCTTTGTAAATCTGCATTGAGTCACCACTAATTATTTCTCCATTTAGTCGATGTGCTAAATCAATACTAAGTTTCGTTTTCCCAACTGCTGTTGGACCAATGATGACGACGAGTTTCCTTTTTTTCAAATACAATCACTCTTTCACACCAGATAAATACTACGTTCATCATCTTACCATGTGAACATCGTGAACACCAGAATATTGTACCCTTTTTTATACAATTGTAAACATTTTACCTTCTAACAAATTTAAGTTTACATAATATATTTATCGGAAATTAATACACCTTACTTTAGTTTATTTGCATGTAATAATTCCTTTTGCCTTACTCCTTTTTTTGACAGATAATTATTTTTCCAACCAGCATATAGAAAATAATATCCAGATAAGATCGTGATAACATCATTAACTTTATCCTCAGGAATTGTTTGATAGCCCAATGTATTTAACACAGTATTCACAACAGCAACAATTAGAAGTGTAAAACGAACAATGCTTGGAATATCCAAATTAATGCCTCCTCTATATCTCTCTTTTTTTCAAATCATCTCTTATATCTTATATTCACCCCTTCTATAGCTAGACTTATTTTTAAAACAATTAAATTGTGGAATGAATCCAGCAAAATAAAAAGCCCTCAGCTGAGGACTAGAGTTTGTCTCTTTGATTTTTCACTCGGTCGATAAGCCTAATATAATTAATTAACAAATCATAGGGCCATATTAACGTTGTAAGGATGATCTCATGACGCTTTAACTCTTTCACTTTATAGACTGAATACACAATACCAATCATCATATAAATTAAAAGTTCAAGCATATTGATGTTCCTTTCCTTTTTTCCCATTGTATTCAGTTACCTGAAATGGGTTCATAAGGATATAAACCTTGATAAATACTTGAATTTATCACAATTCATTTAGAAATAAGCATAGACATTCAACATGTCAATAATTAAATGAAACAAAAAACCACCCAAATAAAGCTAGCAGCAGCTAAGGGTGGCTTCTTACTGTTAATTTTTTTGCATGAGTTTCTTCCTTTGACTGTTCTTTTATTAGAACTCCTCCAATTAGACCAATGACTGAAAAGATCACTGGAATAATAAAACCGTATAGATAACCAACACTGCTTTCTGCAGATTGAAAATGGTCCAATACTTTTCCAAAAATGATCGGTAAAAGAACAGCACTTAAAAAACCTCCCATATTCGCAAACCCCGAGGCAACACCGACCTCTTTTATATCAAATGACTTACGTACAAATGCAAATGTTAAGGCACTCGCTCCATTTCCATATCCAATCAATAAAAAAAGAAAAATAAGAATAAAAAATGGTGGTTTCCCGCTAAATAAAAGAAAAGCAGTCCAACTTATTAAAATTAGCAAATGAACAAAAATATACGGTTTTTTGATTGAATGTAAGCGACTTGAAATCCAACTAGTTAAAGGAGCACCAATGATTGCTCCAATGAGACCAATCATGATAAATTGGCTTGCAACGGAAAGTGACATATCATATACATGCATTCCATATGGTACTGCCCATGAACCGATGAATCCTACATACGTACCAACTGCGCCAAAGTGACAGAAAAACGCTGCCCATGCTTGACGATTAGAAAAAATTCTTTTTAATATTATCATCGGTTTTTCGCGATTTTTCTCCATCTTATTAGAAGATGAATTCGTAACAGAACTGTTTTTTATCATCCGTTTTGTATTTTTAACAAGTACAAAATAAAGAAGAATTCCACACAGGCATAAAATAATTCCAGTCGTAAAAAAGGACGCTCTCCACCCCGTTATCGCAATCCATAAAGAAAAAGGTACAGTTGCCAATAAAAACCCAAGACTACCAGTCATTCCGGCCATACCGAGTAATTTAATAAATTCATTTCCTTTAAACCATTGGCTTAAAATTAAAACTAAATTCACCCAAATCGTCGCATCACCTGTTCCGACTATTAATCTTGCAAAAAGGAGAAAGGACTCATTAGGTGCAAGACTATAAATTATTGTACCTAAACCAGTAAGGAATGTGCCTACAATAAGAAAGAAATTTGGACCATAACGATCAGACAAAATTCCGATCGGAACTTGCAAACCTGCATATGCAAAAAATTGTATACTTGTTAATAAACCAATAGTTGCTGCAGTAACGTTGAAATCTTTCATCAATTGGTCAGAAATTAATCCCGGTGCAGTTCTTTGGCTTACAATAATAAAATATGTGAACAATACTGTGGCAAAAACAACCCATCTGTATTTGCTATTTTGTTTATCCATCTGTCTGCACTCCTGTTCCATAAGTATCGATTCTTATTATACTCTTTATTAACATAGATGAATTTATTATTTAGGAAGGAGGGCAGAAAAATTCCTTTATTTTCAGGACACCTAAACTAAATTAAAAAAGTGTTTTTAATTAACTTGAACCAATATACAATCCTTCTATTAAATATCACCCATCAACAGCTGATTTATGATGCTGAAAACTTATTTTGATTTCGCATCTCATTCAGATCATCGTTTAATATTGTGATTTTCTCATCTATATATTTTTTTATCAACAAATCTAACTTAATTGAATAATTAATATAATCTCTATTAACTGGACCTTTTTTCGAATACAATTCGTTTACAGTTGTTTTTAGATTATATATTTCCAATAATAGATTCATGTTTTCACTTTGAACATGATCAATTGCTTTCATCTTTGTACACCTCATAAGCTTTCATATTTGATTTTGAAAATGATGATTTGACTTGATAATTAAATTCACTGATGTACATATCAATTCTTCCAAAACCTATACGATAGTAACATAGTCAAATTTTTGTGAGAATATGATGAGGAAAAGTAAAAAAATTTAGAAAAATCTTGCGGATTATTAATATAATTCTTTATTTTTATAGTTAGTAGATAAAATTAGAGTTTATGTTGAAAATTAAAGCCTTTAATTTCTTCTTTTATTTTTATTAATAAATATTATTTTATTTCTATAGTAATGAATATAAAAATAAAAATCTTCAGAATAGTGAACTATTTTATCAATTCCCTCCCGACATGATTATCATACTTAATTAAACGTTTGTTTAAAAATCGAATAAATAGTCTTTCATCATTGAAACGACATATCAATAATAAAAATTTAATTAACATTTTAATAGAAGTAATAACTTAGACTCGAATTCTTTCCTTTACTGCAGAAAAAGGTCAGTTTACGCGCTTACCCAGGAAATTTAATTCCTTATAGATGCGATTTATATGTGTTTTCACATGAACCAAAACTATAAAACCTGAGCATGAGTTCAGCCCCCTCATTCATTTCACTTAACAACTGAACAGGAGATGTGGTTACTTTTGTTGTATGTTATTATGATTTAATTATATTGTCTTATTTCTTAATATTTTTGTAATGGAGCTATCATGTATTTTATGTATGATTATCTACATAACACAATGTAAGGAGTAAATTCACATCATGAAAGTACTAAAATCTATTGTATGCTTTTTTCGCAGATATCATAAATACGATTATTTCACTGAAAAATGTATTGATTGTGGTAGAAAAAAACATGCTTAAATCCTTCTTCATTTTGTAATTGAACCAGGGATTATCCACATAATAAGGAGTTCTTAGCTGAAGACTTTTTTTATGTGTTTTTTTAAAGATAAAATTTATGATATGGTGCTCACCATCTATAGTTGGATAATTGTGACTCAATTTATTTTAGCTGTCATTCTCTGAAATTCTGCTGAACTGCTTGATCAAGGTCTATATTGGATATGTTGTCGTCCAATGAAATTTCCCACTCTTCTAGTAAATGGTGAATGCAAAAGGGCCAATGATGATTCTTCAAATCGTATAGAGTCCAGATAAAGTCTTTCACAATCATGTGATAACACCTCGATATGAGAATTTTTTTCACCTTGGGTCATTGTTTTTTAGGTTATTCAAGGATAAGTCTTTGTTGCTCCTCAATCTTTCCTGTATACTCGTTGTGATTCACTGCGATGGTTCCATCTAGACCATTTCGGAATTTCAAAACAATGATTTCTAGTGTTTGATTCTGAGAGTCCTTGTCATAATACGCTTCACGATACAAGAACAAAATGTCATCGGCGT from Metabacillus sediminilitoris carries:
- the spoVK gene encoding stage V sporulation protein K, which codes for MERDQAVTYKTNGQINIILNNQSKEKFDEKDKASSFDLKIPKVEGKHIILKEIENEMSSLVGMNEMKRMIKEIYAWIFINKKREEQGLKVGKQALHMMFKGNPGTGKTTVARLVGKLFFQMNVLSKGHLIEAERADLVGEYIGHTAQKTRDLIKKSLGGILFIDEAYSLARGGEKDFGKEAIDTLVKHMEDKQHDFVLILAGYPREMDNFLSLNPGLLSRFPLVVDFPDYSVEDLIEIANRMMSEREYRFNDEAAVKLKEHLMAVKVMTHPSKFSNGRYVRNIIEKSIRSQAMRLLLTDRYNREDLLTIKGQDLDLSDEKK
- the hfq gene encoding RNA chaperone Hfq, which gives rise to MKQSINIQDQFLNQLRKDGTFVTVFLLNGFQLRGLVKGFDNFTVLLETEGKQQLIYKHAISTFSPQKNIQLELE
- the miaA gene encoding tRNA (adenosine(37)-N6)-dimethylallyltransferase MiaA encodes the protein MYLKKRKLVVIIGPTAVGKTKLSIDLAHRLNGEIISGDSMQIYKGMDIGTAKITEAEMEGIKHHLLDIKNPDEDFSVAEFQHRVRPLIDEISNQSKTPMIVGGTGLYIQSVLYNYQFTENPSDPEFRSNMELVLKEKGEHAIHEMLEKIDPESASKIHPNNSRRVIRALEVFHCTNKPMSEYISSQEQELLYDVALVGLTMDRDILYERINKRVDIMVAQGLFEEVKWLYDKGIRNTQSIQAIGYKEIYDYFDGKITFDDAINQLKQNSRRYAKRQLTWFRNKMDVNWFDMTPPINYNNMVDEIFTYIAGKL
- a CDS encoding phage holin, encoding MDIPSIVRFTLLIVAVVNTVLNTLGYQTIPEDKVNDVITILSGYYFLYAGWKNNYLSKKGVRQKELLHANKLK
- a CDS encoding MFS transporter — encoded protein: MDKQNSKYRWVVFATVLFTYFIIVSQRTAPGLISDQLMKDFNVTAATIGLLTSIQFFAYAGLQVPIGILSDRYGPNFFLIVGTFLTGLGTIIYSLAPNESFLLFARLIVGTGDATIWVNLVLILSQWFKGNEFIKLLGMAGMTGSLGFLLATVPFSLWIAITGWRASFFTTGIILCLCGILLYFVLVKNTKRMIKNSSVTNSSSNKMEKNREKPMIILKRIFSNRQAWAAFFCHFGAVGTYVGFIGSWAVPYGMHVYDMSLSVASQFIMIGLIGAIIGAPLTSWISSRLHSIKKPYIFVHLLILISWTAFLLFSGKPPFFILIFLFLLIGYGNGASALTFAFVRKSFDIKEVGVASGFANMGGFLSAVLLPIIFGKVLDHFQSAESSVGYLYGFIIPVIFSVIGLIGGVLIKEQSKEETHAKKLTVRSHP